CGCTACCCACGCCCCGTCTCGGGTTGCGCCGCCGAGGTGTCGCAGCGCATCGCCGAGGCGGTGTTTGCCGCCATGGTGCAGGCAGCGCCCGACAAGGTGACGGCGGCGCCTGCAGGTTCGAGCGGCAACTTCGCGCTCGGCGGCAACGATCCGGCGCGCGGCCGCGACTATGTCATGTACCAGATCTCGGGCGGCGGCTATGGCGGCAACTCAGGCCATGACGGGCTGTCGAATGGCTGCTCGACCATCGGCATCTCCAAATCGCCGCCGGTCGAGATCATGGAGCAGGCCTATCCCGTGCTCTACCGCCAATATGCCTTGCGCGAGGGATCTGGCGGCGCCGGCAAACAGCGCGGCGGCTTCGGCCTCGCCTACGAGATCGAGCTGCTGCGCGGCGAGGCGCGCGCCTCCTTCGTCATGGACCACGGCCGCGTCGGGCCGCAGGGCGCGCTCGGCGGGCGGGATGGCGAGGTCAATTCGGTGATCGTGTTTCGCGACGGCAAAGCACATGTTCCGCCGCATCTGTCCAAGGAACAGGACATTCCCCTGAAAGCCGGCGACCGCGTGTCGGTCGGCACACCAGGAGGCGGTGGTTATGGCGATCCGCTAGAGCGCGATCCCGAACTGGTGCTGCGCGATGTCGGACTTGGCTACTATTCGCCCGAGCAGGCGAGCGCGATGTTCGGCGTGGCGATCGTGGATGGCGGCGTGGATGCCGAAGCTACAGCTCACCTTAGGCGGCGTTAGCCCCCTCTCCGGCTCGCTACGCTCGACACCTCTCCCCATTCCGTGGGGGCGAGTTTTGGAAGGACGATTGGCGTTTCCTCTCCCCCTGGGGGAGAGGTGACCGCGACGCGGGACGGAGAGGGGTTAGCCACCCCGTCCCGTGTCGCCGCATCAAATCGTCAGCCCAGAACCTTGCCGTCTTCGCCGAAGCGATAGGTGCGCGCCGCGTCTGGAGTGGCGTAGAGCGTAGCGCCTGGGCCGGTCTGGTATTCGCCGAACAGGCGGATGGTGATCAGGCCGGCCTTCTCGGTTTCGAGGAAGACGTTGGTGTCGGCGCCGAGATGCTCGGCATGGATAACCGTGCCCTTCCATGTGCCCTCGGCCTGGCTGACCGCGATGTGCTCGGGACGAACGCCGATGGTCTTGGCGGTTTCGCCAAGGCGGGCGCCGTCGACGAAGTTCATCTTGGGTGAGCCGATAAAGCCGGCGACGAACAGATTGGCCGGTTTGTTGTAGAGCTCCATCGGTGCGCCGACCTGCTCGATGCGGCCGGCGTTCAGCACGACGATCCGGTCGGCCAGCGTCATGGCCTCGACCTGGTCGTGGGTGACGTAGACCATCGTCGCCTTGAGGCGGTTGTGCAGCTGGGCGATCTCGAGGCGGGTGTTGACGCGAAGCGCGGCGTCGAGGTTCGACAGCGGCTCGTCGAACAGGAACAGCTTGGGTTCGCGCACCAAAGCGCGGCCGATGGCGACGCGCTGGCGCTGGCCTCCCGAAAGCTCGGCCGGGCGGCGCTTGAGGTAGGGTTCCAGCGAAAGCATCGACGACGACGCGGTGATGCGCTTGTCGATCTCGTCAGCCGGCGTTCCCGCCTGCTTGAGGCCGAGCGCCATGTTGTCGCGCACCGTCAAGTGCGGATAGAGCGCGTAGGTCTGGAACACCATGGCGATGCCGCGCTTGGACGGCGGGGCGTTGGTGACCCTGGCGCCGTCGATCAGCACATTGCCGGAGGACGCGTCTTCGAGGCCGGCGATAATGCGCAGCAGCGTCGACTTTCCGCAGCCGGACGGGCCGACGAAGACAACGAACTCACCGTCCTTGACGTCGAGGTCGATGCCTTTCAGCACCTCGACCGGGCCAAAGGACTTCTTGACGTTTTCGATCTTGAGAGATCCCACAGGCTATTCCTCTCGTTTTCCTGACGCATGAACCCGACCGAAAAGCGCTGAGCTTTTCGGGGGCATGGCTTAAAGCTTGACGGCGAGGCCGGTGCGGACGCTTTCGTCCGCCGCAAGGCACACGCGCAGTGATTTGACGGCGTCATCCATGTGACGGGTGAGGTCGATGTCCTCGCGGATGGCCTTCAGCACGAAGGCCTGCTCGCGATCGCACAGGCCCTGGTGGCCGGGCTCGTCCTTCATCGACAGGTCCTCGTCGGCGTGGACGAAGCTGCCGTCGGCGCCGAGCTCGGCGCGGTGGACGCGGATCATGCTGGTCTTGGTGTGGGAATCGACGTCGTCGGACTTGGTTGCCGCCTCATTGACGACGATCGACACGCTGCCCTTGGGCGAAATGACGTCCTTCACGAAGAAAGCCGTCTCCGACATCATCGGGCCCCAGCCGGCTTCGTACCAGCCGACGGAACCGTCGGCGAACAGCACTTGCAGGTGACCGTAATTGTACATGTCGGGCGCAATCTCGTCGGTCATGCGCAGGCCCATGCCGCGTACCTCGACCGGGTTGGCGTCGGTGATCTGGCACATGACGTCGAGATAATGCACGCCGCAGTCGACTATCGGCGAGGTCGTCTTCATCAGTTGCTTGTGGGTGTCCCACTTGTGCGCCGAGGACTGCTGGTTGAGGTTCATG
The nucleotide sequence above comes from Aminobacter aminovorans. Encoded proteins:
- a CDS encoding ABC transporter ATP-binding protein; translation: MGSLKIENVKKSFGPVEVLKGIDLDVKDGEFVVFVGPSGCGKSTLLRIIAGLEDASSGNVLIDGARVTNAPPSKRGIAMVFQTYALYPHLTVRDNMALGLKQAGTPADEIDKRITASSSMLSLEPYLKRRPAELSGGQRQRVAIGRALVREPKLFLFDEPLSNLDAALRVNTRLEIAQLHNRLKATMVYVTHDQVEAMTLADRIVVLNAGRIEQVGAPMELYNKPANLFVAGFIGSPKMNFVDGARLGETAKTIGVRPEHIAVSQAEGTWKGTVIHAEHLGADTNVFLETEKAGLITIRLFGEYQTGPGATLYATPDAARTYRFGEDGKVLG
- a CDS encoding Gfo/Idh/MocA family protein, which gives rise to MSTEKPLRVVVAGLGNMGRSHALAYHNNPGFEIAALVNRSDVPLPEGMEGYGIQRSFEGALRELKPDVASINTYSDSHADYAVMAMEMGCHVFLEKPLATTVADAERVVACAKANGRKLVIGYILRHHPSWMRLIGEARALGGPYVFRMNLNQQSSAHKWDTHKQLMKTTSPIVDCGVHYLDVMCQITDANPVEVRGMGLRMTDEIAPDMYNYGHLQVLFADGSVGWYEAGWGPMMSETAFFVKDVISPKGSVSIVVNEAATKSDDVDSHTKTSMIRVHRAELGADGSFVHADEDLSMKDEPGHQGLCDREQAFVLKAIREDIDLTRHMDDAVKSLRVCLAADESVRTGLAVKL